The following coding sequences lie in one Steroidobacter denitrificans genomic window:
- the trxA gene encoding thioredoxin TrxA: MSSDTIVHVTDVSFEDDITKAERPVLLDLWAEWCGPCKAIAPMLEEIALEYKDKLTVAKLNIDENPKTPQRFNVRGIPTLILFKNGQVEGQKVGALRKADLIAFLDGKL; the protein is encoded by the coding sequence GTGAGCAGCGACACGATTGTGCACGTTACCGATGTGAGTTTTGAGGACGACATTACCAAGGCCGAGCGGCCGGTACTGTTGGACTTGTGGGCGGAGTGGTGCGGGCCCTGCAAGGCGATCGCCCCGATGCTCGAGGAGATTGCGCTCGAGTACAAGGACAAGCTTACGGTCGCCAAGCTCAATATCGACGAAAACCCCAAGACGCCGCAGCGCTTCAATGTTCGCGGCATTCCTACCCTCATCCTTTTCAAGAACGGTCAGGTCGAAGGCCAGAAGGTCGGAGCCCTGCGCAAAGCGGATCTCATCGCATTTCTGGACGGTAAACTGTGA